From one Lycium ferocissimum isolate CSIRO_LF1 chromosome 5, AGI_CSIRO_Lferr_CH_V1, whole genome shotgun sequence genomic stretch:
- the LOC132057213 gene encoding uncharacterized protein LOC132057213 — MSLFVATVALPHVATVMTKQPRQRPNPKTQNAKPNITTTNPTVKKITSGFNSRNKEPTWQCVKNCGACCKLEKGPNFPSAEEIFDDPSDIELFNSLVGSDGWCRHFDKSTRKCSIYADRPYFCRVEPAIFETLYGIEKKKFNKEACSCCIDTIKAVYGSSSKELENFNAAIWSST, encoded by the exons ATGTCTCTTTTCGTAGCTACGGTGGCTCTGCCACATGTCGCCACCGTGATGACGAAGCAGCCACGTCAGAGACCAAATCCTAAAACCCAAAATGCTAAACCAAATATAACCACCACTAATCCTACCGTAAAGAAAATAACTTCAGGTTTTAACAGTAGAAATAAAGAGCCCACGTGGCAGTGTGTCAAGAATTGTGGTGCATGCTGTAAACTTGAAAAAGGGCCGAATTTTCCTTCTGCTGAAGAGATTTTCGATGACCCTTCTGATATTGAG TTATTCAACAGCTTGGTGGGTTCTGATGGATGGTGCAGACATTTTGATAAGAGCACAAGAAAATGCTCCATTTATGCAG ATCGCCCATATTTCTGTCGGGTGGAACCGGCCATCTTTGAGACACTGTATgggattgaaaagaaaaagttcaacaaGGAAGCTTGCAG TTGCTGCATAGACACAATTAAAGCGGTATATGGATCAAGCTCAAAAGAGCTGGAGAATTTCAATGCTGCAATATGGAGCTCAACTTAG